The Methanosarcina barkeri str. Wiesmoor DNA segment CAATCTCGAGTTTCGACCTCCTTCCATTGTGGGATTAATAGGGCCAAACGGGGCCGGAAAAACTACCTTTATGAAAGTTCTTGTTCGGCAGCTCCTTGCATCGACCGGGTCAATAAAAATTGACGGAACGGACATAAGCAAAAGTGAAAATTATCTCAAGAACCGGCTTGGGTACCTACCCCAGGAATTTGGCCTTTATGAGGAACTAACCGTATACCAGTTCCTGGATTATATGGCGCTTTTAAAGGGTCTAGGTCGTGAAAAAAAAGAGCGGATTGAAAGTTGCATAGAAAAAACCGGGCTCTCCGAAAAGAAAAATTCCAGAATAAGGACTCTTTCAGGGGGGCAAAAGCAAAGAGTTGGAATTGCACAGGCTCTTTTGAATGATCCCGAACTTCTTATTGTTGACGAGCCTACTGTTGGGCTTGACCCGGCTGAAAGGGTAAGGTTCCGAAATCTTCTGGCCGAAAATGCGAACCACAGGCTTGTGCTTCTCTCAACTCACATTATTGAAGACGTGGAATCGATTTGCAACCGGCTAATTGTCCTGAACAGGGGTGAAATCCTCTTTGACGGGAATCCTGTAGAACTGATTAAAAAGGCTGCGGGGCATGTAGGTGTGCTCGACTCTGACTGTGAAGCTAGTCCTGATATTGAAACGGACTGTATAGTGACTTCAAGGCTTATCACAGAAACCGGAGCCCAGTACAGAATTGTAGGAGATAAGCTTCCTTCCGGCATAAAACCCGTAACTCCTTCGCTTGAAGATGCTTATATGTATTTGATTACACAGAGCGGATGAGAGGGTGTAAAATGGCAAATCGAATTCCTTTTTTGTCAGGCTTCTCCTTTCTTTTCAATGAAATCAGGCTAATTTCCAGATCAAAGCTGGCACTGATGTCCATATTCCTGGCTGTCCTGGCTACAGTACTGGGGCTGAAAGCTATCGATTATACTAATGAGCGTAGCCTGGTGGGGCTCGCAAAAACCTCTTTTACCGTAGCTCTTGGACCTGCACAATACGCAGCAATAGCCGGTTCCTTGCTCTTTGCAGTTCTGACGCTTATGCTGTTGAGCAAGGACCACAGGAATAACAGCACGAGCCTTTTGAATACATCCTGTAATTATTCTCAGCTGCTGGTATTCCGTACGGCAGCAATCCTCTCCATCGGGATTTTTACAGTAGTGCTGGGGGGAATTGCCTTATATGCAGTCCAGGTATTTGTCCTGGAAATTACCTTTGATCCTGTAGTTTCTCTGTCCAGTCTGCTAGTAATTACGCTTGCAGGAATCTTTTTTACAGTCCTGATCTGCAGTGGACTTTACCTGATTACGGAAAACCTGGATATCTCTTTTCTTGCATACTCTATTCTTTTTTTCATGAGTATAGGTAGCTCAAATTACCTGTTAAAATGGGTTCAGACTTCGGCGGTGATGTATTCTGACTTCGGAGGAATCCTTCCGGTTTTTAAGTTTGTTCTCTACAACCGTCTTCTCTGGACTTTTGTTTCCACCGGGATTTTTGCCGTCGGGCTGCTGTGCAGAAGACGATATGAATCAAATTTGAGCTTGTCTTTGAAGCTCAATGCAAAGCAGCTCTGGATTCCTGTTCTGGTTCTGCTGCTTCTGGGCGCTTCTCTTTTCGTCTATATCAACGAACCCTACATTAACCGAAATGACAGTGTATTCAAAACCGAACTTAAGGCAAATGAAAATGTAAAACTAACTCATGTTTCCTCGAATGTTCAGTTATTTCCTGTAAACCAGAACCTTTCGGCCAGGGTACTCTATGAATTTGAAAAAGAATCGGGCATTGAATACATTGATTTTATCACAAATTCAGGGCTTCATATAAAAAAATTTACTGTGAATGGAGTTGAGGCTCCCAATTCCTTAAAGAGGATAAAAGGAACGGACAGGGTACGTTTGGAAGTCCCTGCCGAATCAAGGAACGTTACCATAGATATTAGCTACGCAGGCAGGCTCAAATATCCTTCTTCAATCGGCTTTCCCGGTTATATCTCAAAGGAGAGCATATACCTGCTGGAAAACTCACACTGGATTTTCGAGCCCCTGACCGGTTCACAAGATATGATAGAGATAAAGGGTTCTGTCACAGCTCCGAAGAACCTGGTAATGGTCGTTCCAGGGGAATTAACAGGAGTTCTGGAAGAACACGGCCGAAAAACCTGGGAATACAGTGCCCTTTCCAATGATTTTTCACCCGGAGTCTTTGCAGGGAACTACGAAGTAAAAAAGATGCTGGCTGGCAGTACTGAGATCGAGTTCTATTACAGTCCAAAACACAGGGCGTATATAGAAGCCCTTGGGATTGAAAACTATTTAATAAATATTGTTTCCTATTATGAAAAAAACATAGGTGTCTATCCATATCAGGAATACCCTCTAAAAATAGTAGAAAGTTCTATCTATAAGACCGGCGGGCATTCCACCCTGAATATCGTAACGGTTTCAGAATATGTGTTTAACAGGGAATTGGGCAGGGAAATTGGAGGAGATTCAGATAGCTTTTCCCCTGATCTTACCTCTCTTAAAGACATCACCTTTGTTGGGGATATGGACCTGTTAGCCCATGAAATCGCTCATCAGTGGTGGGGAACAGGAGTTTTCGTGGAGGAAAATCCCCCCTGGTCTTCGGAAGGGCTTGCAGATTACCTGGCCTACAAATACATAACAGAAGAGTTTGGTTCCTATGCATCGGCATATATCCCTGCAATGTGGAAAGGCAGGGTAGATTCCATGGAAAACAGTTATTACTATGCGAATCCGAAAATGCTGGAAAACCTGCCTGAGAAACAGAGACAAAAGTATGAAATGGAGACTCGAAAAATAGAACTTTATTCCCAGATGCCTATGCTCTTGCTGAGAGCCGAAGAGCTGCTTGGAGAAGATTCATTTTTTATAAAGTTATCGGATATTTATATGGATTACAGGTTTAAATCCCTTTCTTATGAGGAATTCCTGTCTTCAATAGGTCTGAGTGAAGCCGATCTTGATGAAAACCCGGTAAAGGGTAAAGAAACAGGGACAGAAGAAACAGCAGAGAGGGAGGCGGTTTTCGATGAATAAGCCCTCAACAAATAATTTCCCTAACCTGCTGAGAGTCTTGAAATATGAAGTTTTGAGGCTGGTATATAATAAAAAATATTTTTACATGGTCCTCATCGAGTCGCTATTTGCCTGTTACATCCTGACAAATTTTGTATTTGGGGGAAAAGACGGTACGGCTCCTTTCTCAAAATGGACGTATTCGGAATTTCTCTCCCTTATAGGGCCACTTTTATCAATCATCCTTGTTCTTCTCTGCATGTCCGTCTTTTCGGAAAAAGAAGTTGCGGTTCGAAATATCATATTTTCTACCCCGCTTTCCGAACCAAAATATTATCTGCTAAAAACCTCGGCAATCACGGCTGTTTTCGTACTTACTGCTTCTTTGCCGATTTTATTGAGCTTTGCGTATTATGCCCATTACTTCAATTTCTATGCTTATGCTGAGTTCACGCTCCCCTTACTGTTATTTCTGTTGCCTTCTCAGATCTTTGTACTGGGGCTTGCCATGGCGGTTGGGAAAGTCCATTCCAGACTGCTTTATCCTCTTTTGCCTCTTGTGCTGTTTCTAGGATTTTTTAATCCGAGGCTCCCCGCGTGGTTTGATCTTTTTGGGAATAATTTCCTTTCGTGGCCCCTGCGCTGGTATTTGGGGATCATGGAGGGTCCAATACCCTATATTCTGCCCTCTGAATTCCTCTACAGCAGACTGGTTTTCATATTTATGGGCGTCATTATGTTTGCATTTGCCTGTAGAAGGTCTAAAACCTGAGTTCCGTCGTCTGTTCCTGCAGGACTTATCCTGGAATGCAGAGGTGAATATTATAATTATATTTTTTAGCGGAAGGAAAATTTTTAATATTAGTTAGCCCAATTATATACTCCTTTTTCCACTTATGGGGAGCAAAAACGGAAATTTCCAGGCTTCTTGAATAAATGGACCATCATTATTTAAAAAATTTAAAAGAATGTGAATTCTTAGAGGAATACAATGATATTACCTGCAATGTCTTCCTCTATGTCAAGAAAATTAATTCCCTGGGCAATCCCACGATCTCCGAACTGACAAAGGCCATGGAGGTCAGTAAACCCTCTGCCAGCAACATGGTTTCTAAAATGGCGGGAAAAGGTCTGCTGAAAACAAAGGCTTATCAGAAAAACTGAAAGATCTGACTGCTTAAACTTACCAATAAAGGAAAAAAGGTAGTTGAGATCGAATACTGAGCCGATATGAGGTTCTATGAAAAGATCCAGAAAATTCTGGATGAAGAAGAATTTGAGGTTATGGAGAAAAACTCTTTGAGAAAATCATTTCCGGGCTTGATGAGGAAAAAGTATGACAGATGAACGGGAAATGAGGTCTGCAAGTATTGGAAAGCTTTTTCTGAAATTCGTTCTCCCGGCAACTATCGGATTAATTGTTGCTGGAATCCAGGGAATTGTTGACGGTTTCTTTGTCGGGAATGCTGTAGGCAGCCAGGGGCTTGCAGCGATAACTCTTGCATTTCCTGCACTTCTAGCCATAATTGCTGTAGGACAGATGATAGGGATCGGGACTTCAAGCCTTGTAGCCCTGGCCCTTGGCAGAAATAATCGGCAGGAAGCTCTCAAGCTCGTACATACTGCTTTTCCCATGCTTCTGTTTGTGGGAATAGGGCTCACCACAATAGGGCTGGATGCTTCGGGATCTTATCTCCATCTCCTGGGAGCTTCTGGTTCAGTCTTTAGCATGGCAAATAGTTATCTTAGAGTCCTATTCTCAGGCTCGATACTCCTGATTCTGTCCATTGCTCTCGAACCTCTTGTAAGAAATGATGGGAAACCAAGACTTGCTATGACATGTGTGGTTGCGAGTGTTCTCGTAAACATGGTTCTTGACTACTTATTTGTCGTGCGAATGGAAATGGGGGTTACCGGGGCTGCAATAGCCACGGTTATTGCTTTCTCTCTTTCCGGAATTCTGCTAGCTCTGTATTTTTTCAGCGGATGGGCTGGGCTGAGGCTAAAACCCCGTTCCCTCTCTCTGGAGCCGAGAATAATTATCAAAATTATGAGAACAGGCTTTCCTTCCTTTGCAATGCAGTTTTCAACTTTCATCCTGCTCTTTGCGAACGAGTACATGCTGCTCAGTTACGGCTCGGAACTCGCAGTTTCAGGCTATGGAATTATAGGTTACGTTTTCTCGATATTCTCCTTGATTTTTGAAGGAATAGCAGTTGGCACCCAGCCAATCCTCGGTTTTAATTACGGAGCCCGTTGTTATTCCCGTGTTGCAGGGACCTTGAAGATAGCTGTTATCTCCTGCCTTGTGGCCGGATTGATTGGTTTCATGCTTCTCTCTATGTATCCGGAACAGTTTATTCTCATCTTCAATCGCGACAGCCCCGAACTCCTGGAAATTACTCTTAATGGAATGGAGATTTTCGTGTTTTCCCTCCTTACCCATGGGACGGTTATGCTGGGTTCCGTATATTTCCAGTCGATAAACAAAATCAGATATTCTCTTTTCATCCAGCTAGGAACAGTTTTTCTCTTCCTCCTTCCTCTGCTCTGGATTTTACCTTCTTTACTTGATCTTAATGGAGTCTGGCTTGCAACCCCTGCTGCGGAATTTCTGATGTTCCTGGTCGTGCTGGGCTTGCTCTGGAAAGAGTTCGGTTTTCTCAAGAATGGGATAACTGTAAGTGAGGAAGGAAACTTCCCTGCTTCTGAGATTGTATTAACTACCAACGAAGATTAAACTGGGTCTCTTTCCATATGCCTCCTATGAACACTAATGTCAGAACTTCCCTGCATATGGAGTTTAAGACCATAGTATTGAGGGAGTAAAAACCGCATCGCCCTTTTCCAAGGTCAATCATAACCCGCTGTTTCTGTTGTGAGCATTGCAGGCACGGGTTTTAGGAAAACGACGGGTGCTTGGATTAGAAAAAGTAAAGAACTGCATTATTTAGCAACCCTTTTTCCTGCCGACTGATTTTTCTCTAACCCGGCTTTTTTGAGTTCTCAACTCATTTGCAGAGGATCTACCTTCATGTACTCCCGCAGCACGGTTGTTGCGTAACTTCCCTTTGGCAGCATGAACTCAAGCACAGCTTTTAACTTTCCCGGGTTCAGTTCGTCTTCAGCAACCTCAAACTTCGGTTCAACCTGAAGGAGGAGTTCCCGCCTGGTGCCTTTCGAACTCATCTCAGGAGTTTCTTCTATATTGAAGCCTTGCAGAGGGACTTTGAGTTCATCGAGAACTGCCTGTTCGACCTCTCCAGGAATGCCTGACGCAAATTCTGTATTATGGCCCGGAAGGGGAGCGGTTATGAAGGCCCGTTTTTTCTTAATCAGGCGGTTCATGGCATTTACGGTTTCTGTGGTGGCTTTTTCGGTTTTTGAAGAATCCGGCAGGCCATGTTCATTCTTGAAACAGACAACATCACCTTCTACGGCCTCGTTTAAGGAAAGGCCTTTTTCGATCCTCCTGCACAGGATTATGTTATATATGTAGGACTGGTAGCCGTGCACAAACATCCTGTAAAGGTTTTTCGGGAGAACGAGAAAAGCTCCTGCAAAGTCATCCGGGTTTGCGATCAGATGATTCATCATTGCTCTTTCATGCCCGAGGTGGAGAGGATAGATTTTCAGGCCTTCTTTGAAATCGAGGGTCTCTTTAACAAACTGGCGGGCTTTCCGTGTATCTTCTGGCTCATCAGGGAAGGGTTCGGCAATATATAGCAGGGCAGCCTTTTCAAAATCTCCCTCAACAATGGCTTTTCCTACAAGATGCGTGACAGGACGTACCGAGCCAAAGCGCTGGATCCCGAAGAAGTTCGGAACTCCGTTCTGAGCCAGGATCTCGTTTGTGGTCTTTTCGAGCAGTTTGTGTATCTCCTCACTCGAGTGGGTTATATTCCGGATAGTAATTCTGAAATTGTTTCCCCACAGGTCTCCGAGTTCAACGGATTTTCGGGAGCGACCAAGGACTTTCAGCTCTACATC contains these protein-coding regions:
- a CDS encoding MATE family efflux transporter, encoding MTDEREMRSASIGKLFLKFVLPATIGLIVAGIQGIVDGFFVGNAVGSQGLAAITLAFPALLAIIAVGQMIGIGTSSLVALALGRNNRQEALKLVHTAFPMLLFVGIGLTTIGLDASGSYLHLLGASGSVFSMANSYLRVLFSGSILLILSIALEPLVRNDGKPRLAMTCVVASVLVNMVLDYLFVVRMEMGVTGAAIATVIAFSLSGILLALYFFSGWAGLRLKPRSLSLEPRIIIKIMRTGFPSFAMQFSTFILLFANEYMLLSYGSELAVSGYGIIGYVFSIFSLIFEGIAVGTQPILGFNYGARCYSRVAGTLKIAVISCLVAGLIGFMLLSMYPEQFILIFNRDSPELLEITLNGMEIFVFSLLTHGTVMLGSVYFQSINKIRYSLFIQLGTVFLFLLPLLWILPSLLDLNGVWLATPAAEFLMFLVVLGLLWKEFGFLKNGITVSEEGNFPASEIVLTTNED
- a CDS encoding MarR family transcriptional regulator, translating into MDHHYLKNLKECEFLEEYNDITCNVFLYVKKINSLGNPTISELTKAMEVSKPSASNMVSKMAGKGLLKTKAYQKN
- a CDS encoding ABC transporter ATP-binding protein — translated: MEIEIKDLSKAYMPEKPVLSGINLEFRPPSIVGLIGPNGAGKTTFMKVLVRQLLASTGSIKIDGTDISKSENYLKNRLGYLPQEFGLYEELTVYQFLDYMALLKGLGREKKERIESCIEKTGLSEKKNSRIRTLSGGQKQRVGIAQALLNDPELLIVDEPTVGLDPAERVRFRNLLAENANHRLVLLSTHIIEDVESICNRLIVLNRGEILFDGNPVELIKKAAGHVGVLDSDCEASPDIETDCIVTSRLITETGAQYRIVGDKLPSGIKPVTPSLEDAYMYLITQSG
- a CDS encoding M1 family aminopeptidase, giving the protein MANRIPFLSGFSFLFNEIRLISRSKLALMSIFLAVLATVLGLKAIDYTNERSLVGLAKTSFTVALGPAQYAAIAGSLLFAVLTLMLLSKDHRNNSTSLLNTSCNYSQLLVFRTAAILSIGIFTVVLGGIALYAVQVFVLEITFDPVVSLSSLLVITLAGIFFTVLICSGLYLITENLDISFLAYSILFFMSIGSSNYLLKWVQTSAVMYSDFGGILPVFKFVLYNRLLWTFVSTGIFAVGLLCRRRYESNLSLSLKLNAKQLWIPVLVLLLLGASLFVYINEPYINRNDSVFKTELKANENVKLTHVSSNVQLFPVNQNLSARVLYEFEKESGIEYIDFITNSGLHIKKFTVNGVEAPNSLKRIKGTDRVRLEVPAESRNVTIDISYAGRLKYPSSIGFPGYISKESIYLLENSHWIFEPLTGSQDMIEIKGSVTAPKNLVMVVPGELTGVLEEHGRKTWEYSALSNDFSPGVFAGNYEVKKMLAGSTEIEFYYSPKHRAYIEALGIENYLINIVSYYEKNIGVYPYQEYPLKIVESSIYKTGGHSTLNIVTVSEYVFNRELGREIGGDSDSFSPDLTSLKDITFVGDMDLLAHEIAHQWWGTGVFVEENPPWSSEGLADYLAYKYITEEFGSYASAYIPAMWKGRVDSMENSYYYANPKMLENLPEKQRQKYEMETRKIELYSQMPMLLLRAEELLGEDSFFIKLSDIYMDYRFKSLSYEEFLSSIGLSEADLDENPVKGKETGTEETAEREAVFDE
- the truD gene encoding tRNA pseudouridine(13) synthase TruD, with product MQVPEIEKQIGITLYSTDTDGLGGQLRQEVEDFIVKEITNREEGQEGKYLILELIKRDWDTHHLTRTLAKILQVSQKRISVAGTKDKRALTTQKISIFDIDAQKIEKIHLKDVELKVLGRSRKSVELGDLWGNNFRITIRNITHSSEEIHKLLEKTTNEILAQNGVPNFFGIQRFGSVRPVTHLVGKAIVEGDFEKAALLYIAEPFPDEPEDTRKARQFVKETLDFKEGLKIYPLHLGHERAMMNHLIANPDDFAGAFLVLPKNLYRMFVHGYQSYIYNIILCRRIEKGLSLNEAVEGDVVCFKNEHGLPDSSKTEKATTETVNAMNRLIKKKRAFITAPLPGHNTEFASGIPGEVEQAVLDELKVPLQGFNIEETPEMSSKGTRRELLLQVEPKFEVAEDELNPGKLKAVLEFMLPKGSYATTVLREYMKVDPLQMS